The Silene latifolia isolate original U9 population chromosome 4, ASM4854445v1, whole genome shotgun sequence region gtatgtatcgagtaattaatgtcaaatgtttttgtatcggtctttaaaaataatactcagTATATAGCTTTTTTAAACTAAATTTATAAGATCCGAatttttctgaactgaacttataggatatgaactgaactgaacttataggatctgaactgaacttattggatctgaactgaactgaacttataggatttgaatcgaatcaacttataggatctcgaatcgaatcgaatcgaaattaagtgactttaagtccaaaagaacatggcctaagtCTTATTTAAGACTGTTTTAATTTGTAAGTATGAAAAGAATTCAAAAGCATATCCCTTACACTGAATAGAGTAATGTTTTTACCTACTGGTAATTTTAGTTGTTTAGATCCATTTCACGTTTACAATCGTTTTAATAAGAATCCCAAATGTATCTTGGGTGTGTGTAatgtatattttttttcttatgtGAATTAAGTGATTTACTGATTTACGACCCTCTTGACGATTTTGGTTATCAAAAATATAAATATTTATGTGAAAgttttgattttgtgttggtagTAAGTCACTTTTGACCATCGCAACTTGCTAGTATGAAACGGGTCCAAAAGCATATTTCTAACACTAATTATTGTTCATTACCGTATTAACCAAGATCCGATGCACACTTACAATCGTCTTAAATAAAAATCCGAAATGCTTCTTAGGTGTGGGTCGTGTGTCAATTTTATTTTGAtcttagagcatctccaatggttacccaaaaggacttgcttgcaaataaaaaaaatttcaagctacttgcttaaccattggagcaCTCCTATTGAACTAGCTTAAATTAAGcaactagctccatggagctagtagctcaaatggtCCTACAAAAAAAACTACCAACTAAACTAATACACGTGAAAATAGGCATGAAgtacaattgcattttcagaaATGTTATTGTGCATATGGGCCCATCTAAGCCACAACACTAGTAGATTACCATTGTAGTAGTTTCTAGCTTAAAAATATTGTATCTTGAAAATCTTATGTGACAATAATAAGCTAgtagcaactagcttaccattgtagaTGCTCTTATATCCTCTTGACAATTTCATGTGCGATATTTGGTACGTCTGTCTTTGTGTAACTTCATATGCCTTTCAATATTCAATGCACACACCACCTTAAAATCTTAGCTACTAGGAGTAGTACTATATTTCCTTGGCAATTTACAACACCCCTTCTCGTGGAAGTTCGTCTTAGTTTAAAATAATTCTTATACCAGAGTAAAATAAATGTGAAAATAAAAAAGAGATTGTGAAAGATTTTAAGTTAAGTGGTATTAATAAGACCAACTAAATATAAAAAAATTATATCAAATCTtaattcattagacttaaataaaAGAACGGCTTAACAATGTTACTAACAAAAAAATTTACTATCCAAAACATAAGTTGTTTATTTTGATCAAGACTTTGATCACTCTAAATTCTGAAACAATAACTCTTATGGTTAAATTTGCGATAATCCCTTCATTTAATTATCTTTTGTTTTAAATGAGTTAATTATTTGATATTTGTTGTACTCAGTATGATCATAATAAATAATAACATTGTAGATGTTAGATTACTTGATAAATGATAAAGTCATCAAAAGAGTTACTACGTGTACTACAAGTTCCTCACAAACAAACTTTGGGTGtatttgccaaaaaaaaaaaatttagaaacTTTACTATAAAAACGTATATGAAAAACATTTTGTATATCCATTTTCGATATTTAAGTTAGACTAAACTTGATATGCTAATTAATAAGTTGAACAACAATCAATAAAACATATAGTAGGTCTCATGAaagaccgtctcccactaattttAGTGAGAGACATAATAGGAAAAAAAGAAATTCAGTGGGTCCATCACCcaatcatgtgagaggtctctcaataacgctattgagagaccgtctctctagAGTTTTTGTGTAAAACATATTCAATATTGGTTTGTGAAGTAAAAATAGATTAGGGGGCCGTTTGGTTCGCTATAGGAATTGAAGTTCCAAGGAAGTTACAATTCACATGATTTTGCAATTCATGTGAAATGGAAAAAaagtgtttggttggaatgtgggaAGTGAATTCCATAGGAATTCCCAGTTACCTAGGGggacctaggtaagcaacttcccccGTCATGGAGGAATTAGAGTTCCTATGGAACTTTAATTCATGTGATTTGAGGCAAACAAACAACCCACCAATTTTACAAATCACATGAATTGCAATTCATGTGTTTTATgttgggtaaccaaacaacccctaggTTTTGTTCAACACTCCCCCATTcactcattcatttgtttacccttttttcatatattgaaaatattTTTGAagtgtaatttaattaaccacaTAATTTATTATCCACTAGTCACTCAATAATATTCACAAAAGTCCCCTCCTACCCTTAGAGGCGGTTCTCTTGAGGGTGCAGCATATGCACCCCCTTTTCTAAAAGTTAATACAAATTTGATGGGTAAGGGAGCACATTTATTATGCTGGTCTAGTGGTTGGTGATACTTTTTCTTACCAAAAGGCAGGGCCGTCTCAAGAAAAGTGGAGGCCCGGTGCAAAACGAGTAATGAGGCCTCTAATTTACAAAATTTAAAAATGTTTATATAAAATATTGATATAAACCACAAATTATTTGAAAACGATTCTTTTTTTAGGCGAATTCGCTATCAAACTCTCAAAATCGATAAAACAAAGTCTTCTGATCTCCGAGACTCTTTGCCCTCCCTTCAATAGGTGTAAATACATTAAATCTTAATGTTGGGGTTTTTGGTACAAATGATATAAAATGCAAAGACACACAATATTTTGTTATGGGATTAACCCACAACCCAACCTTGTATTATTATTCTTAAACCTTAACAATAATACAATCAATCTTCCAACACTTAGCAACTAGCTAAGATTTCAATCTATGCTTAACTCGGGATATTAAGCACACACACTCTTACTAATCCAACATGACTTATGACCCTTATTTATATAAGTTCCTAAGTCCTAACTTATCTAGTAACATAAAGAGCCATTACATCCTTCAAAGCTAACTCCTAATATTTACTACTAAAAACATCTAACATACAAAGTGTAAATACTTGTAACATAAAACATAACTTTGACATAAAGACTCTAATGTTGTTACTAACATATCAATAATGTTGGGGTTACATTCCCAACACTTAAAACAATATTGAAAATTCATAAAGCAAATAAACAATTGACGAAACGAAATTCTAATTGTGTTATGGAGCTTACAAAATCAAATTAAAACCATGAATACAATATAGAAAAATATGAAACTCAtttaaaataagaagaaaattacATATTCGATTTCTttgaaatacaagtgtaaattgcaaagtttgcaaagtttttaTTCTTCTAATAATTCTAATTGTAAATTTGCAATGATTTGTGGGGGAATTGATTTGTgctaatcattttttttttggtgtaaatcggggtgtccaccgtcgtcaacagtgtataatcccctcgccgcgcgtgctctcacgaagaggtaaacggatggccaaagagtttgctccattcCCATTGGCAGGGATCGAACCCTtgacctcatggttaagggatgaggtgagCAACCACCACATCAAACACATTTGGTTTGTGCTAATCATATTTAAAgattacaaaaaaaaatattagaGAAGTTTTTGGGAGAGATTAAAGAGCAaatttaattctttaattatttGGGGAAGGAAATCAATTATATTATGTGGGGAAGGAAATCAATTATTTGGGGAAGGAGATTGTTGAGGATTGGAATTAGGAGTAGTCATCCATCGTGCTCTGTGCTtcattgttttaattttttttttttcatcacatGGATTTGCTAAGATTTGGGCCCCAAAAATTTGAGGTCCAGTGCAAGTGCACATAGAGCACCATGGGTTAGACGGGCCTGCCAAAAGGTCTTGGATTCAATTCTTCCATTGAGCAAATTTTTTTACTGTTCTCTTACCATAcattttacccatttaaatatttttttttaatatataattcCTTTTTTTCATTGTAAATTTTTTTTATGCACCCCATTCTATTGAATCTTAGAATCACCCCTGCCTACCCTCCTTATCTAAgccaaaaataaacaaataaccgggacgGAAGGAGTGATCAAGAGTTCAAGACAAGCATATTCCTTTTAATTtgggtaatgataaatacaacccactaGGTTGTATTTAAAAAACCAAAAGAAGAAATAAAttcttaatatatgcattaattgtattggttaatgtgtaatttagttcTTAATTCCTAAATTAATACCCAAATTAAAAAGTAtttaatgcttaaatacaacctaCTGAATTATATTTAGCATTACCTTTTTTATTTGTCAGTTTTACATTTTTCCATTTATTAAATGATGTTGACATTTACCAAAGCACTAACAATTAGCAAAAGGTGATACTTTTAGCAATtttattagtgaaaattatttttctattttcaaagaGCATTTATAACACATAACTAATATGCTaacattttccaattttttcttatttcttgtgaaaTGTATAGGAAGAAAGTGGATGATCAAAGATGTGGGGTTTCGAAAATTTTGACGACGTTCAATTATCCATTATCCATGTAATTAATCCCATACATTTTCCCAATTAGTTGATCTCTTGGTATCCCTTCACCTATTCTCATGCATGCGTTACCCTCCAAAATTATGTTTAAATTGTTCTACTCTCACTAATTTTTTACCAACATttcatattaattttaaatagagTTTAAAGTTCTTATCTTTTACTAGCAAAGTTGTACCCCTTCTAAGGTTAGCGCAAAATCGGTTCTACGTGGACCTATTTTcgataaatttcattttaatttttttgcAAAACAGGTTCGACATGTTTCTTGGGGGTGTGtagttttttttgttcttttgtgAAAGAAGTTGTTTACTTAATTATGATATCTTGGAATTTTTGTTGATAGTAAGTCTTATAAGACCGTTGCAATTTGTAAGTATGAAACGAATTCAAAAGCATATCTCTTACACGGAATAGAGTAATGTTTTTACCAACTGTTAATTTTAGTTGTTTAGATCCATTTCACGTTTACAATCGTTTTAATAAGAATCCCAAATGTACCTTGGGTGTGTGTAatgtatattttttttcttatgtGAATTAAGTGATTTACTGATTTACGATCCTCTTGACGATTTTGGTTATCAAAAATATAAATATTTATGTGAAAGTTTTGATTATGTGTTGGTAGTAAGTCACTTTTGACCATCGCAACTTGCTAGTATGAAACGGGTCCAAAAGCATATTTCTAACACTAATTATTGTTCATTACCGTATTAACCAAGATCCGATGCACACTTACAATCGTCTTAAATAAAAATCCGAAATGCTTCTTAGGTGTGTGTCGTGTGTCTTAATTTTATTTTGATCTTATATCCTCTTGACAATTTGGGCAACATGAAATTAATGTCGATGTTCTTATTTTTTTGCTAGTAGTAAATCTGTATAAGACCGTCTTAAGCATGAACCGAATCCAAAGACGTATTTTTGTTTAATGCATTTCAAGAAATTTGCAGATACTAATAGTGAAAATTTTAAATTTCTTCACAGTTTTgaagtataataataatactgATGGAGAATAGTTCAGGCGAGGAGTCGGATATAAGTGATTCGGAAATTGAGGAGTATATGGCGAAACCATATCAAGGTTTGAAAGGCAGGGAGTTAAAAGTCAGGAATGCTAATGGTACCTTTAGGTGTCCCTTCTGTGCTTGTAAAAAAAAGCAGGAATATGCCTTAAAAGATCTTTACCAACACGCTTCTGGTGTCGCTAAAGGCGCAGCTCATCGTAGTGCCAAGCAAAAGGCGACTCATCTCGCTTTAGCAAAATATTTAGAGATTGACTTGGGATTCGACACACGAACTTGTCGACCTCCTGTACCTGCACCCCAACCTGCTGAGGATAGTAAAATCATCAACTTGGTGAATGAGATTGATTTTCAGATTCAAAACTTGGATGAAATTCAGTCCAAAGTCAATTCGATGAATCTGTCTTTGAGTCGAGCGATCGAGGATAAAGTCATGCTGCATCAGGCGTTTACTGAAGGTTGATTTTTGTTTTTCGTATGTTGTGTTTGTGATTTATGGTCGGCTTTGGTGCTTTCACTGATTGCGCCTGATTGTCGACAGAAACCCGTAAGATACAGCGCATTGCTCGTGATAATTTTCTAAAGATACTAGGTGAGCAGGAGAAGATGAGGCAGGAGTTGGAGTCAAAGAAAAGGGAGCTTGATTTGCGCTCCAGCGAACTAAGTAAACGTCAAGTGTTGACTGACCGCGAAAGGCAGAAGCTTCAGGAGGAGAAACAGCAGGTTATTGTCAGCAATAAATAAGACGGGTGTACatgtcattttacaataaaaagttaatttctgataacatgttacgTTATTTTTCACATCATTTCAGGATAAAAAGTGACTCCTCTAGTCATAAcagcccgtctgaaataagaatttgcgaaTATATAACTACCCCTTAATTCTTTTGTGATGGAGAGTCACACCGTCTTGTCGATTTTTGTACTAACTAACCTGTCTTGCGATGATCTCTCAGAATGATGAACGAAATATTTCGCTGCAAATGGCTTCTTTGGAGCTAAAGAGGGTGGATGAAAATGTTCTGAGGCGTGCTGAGGAGCAAAAGGTGACTGTAGACTTGATATGTGACACGCGGTTGGTTATACTTTCATAGCAATCGTTAACTAAGACTTGAATGTACAGCGGGAGAAGGAAGAAGCTTTAAAGAAAATTCTCGAGATGGAGAAGGAACTCGACAAGAAGCATAAGTTGGAACGGGAAATCCAAGAATTAAAGGAAAAGCTTAAAGTCCAGAAACATTTTGGAGACGATGCTTCTAACGAAAGAAAGTTGCAGGAGATGACTGAAGAATTGAATAAGAAGATTGAAGATATGAACTATTTCCAAACTATGAATCAAGATCTTCTCAATAAAGATACGCAGAGCAATTATGAGGTCCAGGAAGCTCGACAAGTGTTCATCTTTGTATGTATTTATATGCATGGCTTAACTGGCTCCCCCTTATGCTGTGCTTCAGTTTCTGATTTCTATCCGTATTTAATCTAGGGTCTCCTGGAAAACCTCCAAAGTAGCCGCACTAATATTGGAGTCAAACGCATGGGGGAAATCAACGGGAAGGCGTTTGTTACCGTGTGCAAAAACAAGTTTTCAGCTGATGATGCGCTGATGAAGGCAACTGAAGGATGCTCCCTTTGGCAGGAGAATCTTAAAGATCCGGCATGGCATCCTTACAAAATCATTCATGTTGATGGAAACCCTCAGGTTTTAAATTCATTACTGTTTGTCCGAGTCACATTATTACGACTAAATCTTTAGTGGTTTGAACAAACATCCTCTTGTGATACAGGAAATCATTAATGAAGAAGATGAAAAATTAAAGCAACTTAAGGAGGAATGGGGTGATGAGGTATATAAGTCGGTTACAACAGCTTTACTCGAGCTTAATGACTATAATGCGAGTGGAAGGTACG contains the following coding sequences:
- the LOC141651132 gene encoding factor of DNA methylation 1-like, which gives rise to MENSSGEESDISDSEIEEYMAKPYQGLKGRELKVRNANGTFRCPFCACKKKQEYALKDLYQHASGVAKGAAHRSAKQKATHLALAKYLEIDLGFDTRTCRPPVPAPQPAEDSKIINLVNEIDFQIQNLDEIQSKVNSMNLSLSRAIEDKVMLHQAFTEETRKIQRIARDNFLKILGEQEKMRQELESKKRELDLRSSELSKRQVLTDRERQKLQEEKQQNDERNISLQMASLELKRVDENVLRRAEEQKREKEEALKKILEMEKELDKKHKLEREIQELKEKLKVQKHFGDDASNERKLQEMTEELNKKIEDMNYFQTMNQDLLNKDTQSNYEVQEARQVFIFGLLENLQSSRTNIGVKRMGEINGKAFVTVCKNKFSADDALMKATEGCSLWQENLKDPAWHPYKIIHVDGNPQEIINEEDEKLKQLKEEWGDEVYKSVTTALLELNDYNASGRYVVNELWNYKEGRKATLKEVVSYIFKALKIRKRKR